Genomic DNA from Bdellovibrio sp. ArHS:
TTAAAAGGTGAGGCTTTTGATGCCCATCAATTCCTTGATAAAGCGGTTCAGCAAGGGGCCACGGGTCTTTTGGTTCACGAGGACAGCGAGCTTGTAAAAAAACTTCAGGGACAAGTTACGATTCTGAAGGTGTCTGATACGTTGAAGGCATTGCAACAATTAGGGACGTGGGCACGCCGCCAGTCTAAAGCGAAGGTTTTAGGTATCACTGGTTCGAATGGAAAAACGACGACCAAAGAGTTCACGGCGGCGCTCATTGGTTCCGCAAAAAGAGTTCACTACAACAAAGGTTCTTTCAACAATCATTGGGGCGTTCCTTTCACACTTCTGCAAATTCCGGCTGATGCCGAAGTGGCAGTGGTTGAGATGGGAATGAATCATGCCGGTGAATTGACAGAGCTGGTTCATATCGCCGAGCCTGACGTCGTGGTCTGCACCATGGTGGGCCGAGCGCACATGGAGTTTTTCGGCAGCATCGAAAAAGTGGCCGAAGCCAAAGAAGAAATCTATGAAGCCGCCGACATGAACACCCTGCGCATTTATAATCTGGACAATCCACAGACTCATAACATGTACGTCAAGGCAGTCGAGAAGAAGTATCCACGTGAAAAAATTCTAACTTTTTCGTCGGAAGACCCGCGGGCTGACGTGCATCTGACGATCTCTGCCATGAATATGGGCGAACTTTCTATTAAAGGAAGTATCGCGGGAAAGTCAGGATCAGCGAGTGTTCAGGTTTTCGGTTCCCAGAACTTAACCAATCTGATGGCAGCAGCCTCCTTGGGCTTGGCAGCGGGTTTGACGGCGGAACAGGTTTGGAAGGGATTGCCTTATTGTAAAACCAACTGGGGCCGCAATCAGCTTGTGAATTTAAAATCGGGCGCACAAATGATCTTTGACGCTTACAATGCCAACCCCGATAGCATGAAAGCGCTGATTGATAATATGAAGCTCTTAACTGTGCCAGGGCGAAAAGTGGGTGTCTTCGGGCAGATGCGCGAATTAGGAAGTGCCTCAGCCTCTTTGCATGAAGAGTTGGGCACTTGGGTGGGGCAAGCGGGATTCGATAAAGTCTATTTTATCGGAGACGACTATGAAGCCTTTGGGAAAGGCTTGCAAAAAGCCGGTTATAAAAATCCCTCACTGATCGAAAAAGATTTTAAGGAATCTTCGGGTCAGGATTTGGGACGGTTTTTACAATCTGGAGATATTGCTGTCGTGAAGGCATCACGCGGGACAAAGCTGGAACGCTTTGTATTCCCTTGTGAACCTTTGGACTTCGCGGAGAAGCAGTAACACGCTGAACCTTGGACAGGTTCAGCGCTGTGGTGAAAAGCGCAAGATACATAAGCTACTCCCACTTTTTGTGAAACTTCTCGATTTTTTCGACAAGTTCCTTTTTCTGTTCAGCGGTCAGGCTTTTGTGCAACACGGCCACTTTATCGAGATATTTGTCGACCCGTGCATCCATGCGCGCCTGCCGTGCCTGAAGCACTTCTTTGATTTTGCCTTTATCAAGTTCGTCGGCAAGAAGCATTGCTTTCAAGTCGCCATATAAAGACTGGCGAGTGGCTTTTTCCTCAGCAAAGTCTTTTTTGAGCTCGTTCGTGATATCTTTAAGAAGAACCTTTTGCTGTTCATTGAAATCAAATTTATCGGCGATCTTTTCACTTACGGCATTAATTCTTTCTTCAGGACTGCGATGGCATCCAGTCATTAAACCAAGTCCAGCGAAAGCCAAGGCGACGCCCAAAACGCGAGGCCATTTTCTTTTAATTCCCATTTTCATAACAGCTCCTTTGAGGTGAGTGGGTTTCTTGAAGACCAGTGTAGAGCTTCACAGCCTGGCAGTGGTTGCTGGGTTGTTAATATTTGTAACAAATTGTAACTGCTTGATTATTCTGGGGTTTAACCCTTTCGCCAAAACCTTTTATGAACTAATATAAAGGCATGAATCGCATAGCCTTGATCGATGACGATCAGAAATTAGGGGACTTGTTAAAGCAGTATTTCAGCCAGTTCGAGCTGGAGGCGGTGCAATTCACCCTCCCCTCAGAGGCTCTGTCGGCTTTAAAGCGCGATAAATTTGATGCGATTATTCTGGATGTGATGTTGCCGGAAATGGATGGCTTTGAAGTCTGTAAAAAAATCCGCGCCTTCAGTGACCTGCCGATCTTAATGCTGACTGCCCGGGGCGAAACCTCTGACAAGGTTCTGGGGTTGGAGTTGGGAGTGGACGACTATCTGCCCAAACCCTTCGAAGCGCGCGAACTTGTCGCGCGAATGAAAAGCTTGATCCGTCGCTATAAAAAAACCTCTGTCGGCACAAAACTGCGCTCCGGGGCGTTGCTGCTGGATACCCAGTTGCGAGCGGCGTTTTTGGAAAATCAGAATCTGAATCTGAGCACACACGAATACGAGTTGTTAAAACTGCTGATGACCTATGCGGGGCAAAGTCTTTCCCGGGATCGCATCATGGATGAACTTCGTGGTGTCGATTGGGAGGCCTACAACCGCAGTATCGATGTGGCTGTCAGTCGTCTGCGCCAAAAGCTCAAAGATCCTGCCAAAGCACCGATCTTTCTAAGAACTGTCTGGGGCGAGGGGTATTGTTTTATCGCTCCGGTGGAGGAAGCACTGTGAAACCGCGTGGAATGAAATTATTGATCAAGGTGTTTCTGACTTTTCTTTTGACGGCCATCTTCATTGTTGGCGGACTGGCTTTGTTAGGACACTCGTTAAGTCCGGAAAAGTCTTTGTCGCCCGTGATTGAAAGCAACGCTGTTTATTATCTGCAATCTTTAAGTGATAAAATCAAGACGGCCGCTGATATCGAAGCACTTCGCGAAGATTTGCATTTGCGGGTCCGTCGTGAAGGATTTGAAGACGTGGCCGATCGGCAGGGACTTCCATCCTTCGCCGTGACAGAAAAGAAAGACAAAGATTTTTCCAATAAACTTTCGTTAGGTCGGGTGAATGGATTTTACTTCGCGGAAGTGAAGGGAGTTTCACCCAGAACCGTATGGTTTATTGCCAACGCGGATATGCCGCGGGCCTGGGTCTTTCCTTTTCTTTGGGCGGCGGCGTTTATTTTCTTCATCATGGCCATGAGCTTTCTGACTATTCGCTGGATGATGTCGCCGATCAAGGCGGTGGTCGAGGGTGTAAATAAAATTTCTCAGGGAAACTTAAAATATCGCATTCAAACCCGCCATCGTGGAGAGTTTGGTGTCATTGCGGATTCTTTCAATAATATGGCTGATGGCCTGGAAAAAATGATTGTCGCCAAAGAACAGCTTCTGCGCGATGTCAGTCACGAGTTGCGCAGCCCTTTGACCCGCGTCGGGGTGGCTGTGGATCTGCTGGCGGATGAAAAAATGAAGGTCTCGATTAAAGAGGACCTCGCGAAAATGGAAGATTTGATTCATCAGATCTTAGAGTCTTATCGTTTGAAAGAGGGCGCCAAATCCTTAAAAAAAGCCAATACCAACTTAAGCGAACTGATCGCCAGTGTGGCCGCGGATTATGAGTCCTTGGTGCAAATGAAACTGCAACTTCCTTCAGAGGCATCGCTGCCTTTGGATGGAATGCAAATGCAGCGTGTTTTAAGAAATCTTGTTGAAAATGCGATCAAATATGTAAAGCCCGGCACGCGCGGGTCTTTGGAAATTCTTTTAAATAAGGATTGCGATTTTTGGGTTTTGAAGCTCAAAGATGATGGCATTGGTATTTCTGAAAAAGATCTGACGCATATTTTTGAACCGTTCTATCGAGCTGATCCGGCCCGTTCGCCAGGGGCCTCGGGGTTTGGTTTAGGATTGGCAATTGCGCGGGCTGTGGTGGAAGCACATGGAGGAACCATCTCGGTCCGTAGTCAAATAGACGTGGGCAGTGAATTTACAATTCGTCTGCCCATCAAATAATAAGTTCCCGATACAAAGTTTGCACTTCGTTAATTCCATACTTTCTTTCCAGACGACGGACCACGAAATGTCCGCGCGCCATGTCTTGAAAGTGATCCATGAAAATCACGTTGATAGTGGCGCCGCCCAAGGCTCCGACAAGGGGAATTAATTGAGCCGCCACTTTTTCCGCAACCACCACTTGGAAGCGGGAAGCGATACTCGAAAAAAGACGCACGAATAAAGGAGCCGTTTCTTCCGCCAGACTTTTTCCCAGAACGGATTTCGCGGCATCTGTAAAAGCTTTTGATAAAGCCGCGCGAGTCATAATATAACCAGAGCCCGCAGCATCGTCGGCGGTACTCAGTCCGCCAAAAGCGAAAACTTCCAGGCAGGCAAGCTTGGTGTCGACGTCGGCAATGTCCTCGCCTTCGCTTTGGGCAATATCGATGATGGATCTCATCATCAAAGTCGTGGAAATCGGGAGTTCAATCAGCAAGGACGCGGGACCTAAAAATCCTCCTGCTCCGCCGGTACCCGCGACCGCCAGCTTATGTCCCAGATTGTTGGAGTCTTTTTTCGTAGACGGCTCGACGGTTCGCATGGCGATGTCGTAGGCGATGTGAATCGATTTTTCCGCCGCTCTATGCACGGTTTTTTGCAACCTGTCTGGCAGAAGAGCGAGTCCCTTTTCGACAGGAGTTCCTATTTTCGCCGCGATTCGCGCGGTGATGCCAGGTCTTTCCAAAAGTTCTTTCGCTATTCGCAGGGATTGTAAGTCGACGGAATCCATTTGCATGCGAGTCTCCTTCAATGGTGACGCACTGTCAGTTACAAGTATTTTACACGATGTCGAGACTTGCGGGTTTGTTTTTTAGTTATAAGATGAAATGAGTCGACATTTAACAGGGTGGTTGAGATGGATTTTAAACATGATGTTCAAGGGCAGAAAATTTTTACGATGGTCGAGGGCGGCGAGGCGCATATTCTTTATCGTCGCGGCCAGGACAACTCCTATGATCTCTATTCAACAGAAGTTCCTCCCGAGGCGCGCGGAAAAAATGTTGCGGATCAGTTGGTGCGTGAAGCTCTTAAGCTAGCAAAAAGTGAAAAGGCCCAAGTGATCGCAACCTGTCCCTATGTTAAAAAATGGTTCGAAAAACATCCCGAAGAAAAAGCCATTTTAAAACATCAATGATGCTCTAAGATTTTTTTGCCGGATGAACCACAGAAGAGCGCCCGGCTCCAATATCGGTCAGGGCTCCCGTTGGCGAGCCCTTAACATCCGGTTTTGCCATATCAACGGCGTGCCCCTGCTTGTTTGTATAGCCCGAGGCGCGCGCATCATGTTCATTCATTTTTCCGTAGTTCATGCGATGACTAGGGAATTTGGGTTTCGCAGCTTTGTCAGTCATACAATCCCCCTTTGCTGGAATTATATACCGGCTTGGCCCACGAGATAAGCAGCTCGTTGCAAAGCCGGATTCACCAGAATCTCGCTGAGATTCCAGGTAATACCATCTTCTTTATTTAAGATCTGATGAAGGACAATCAACATGTCTTCGCTGGTAACGATACCAACAACTTCGTCTTTCTTAGTGATGAGAAAGGCCGAGACCTTTTCTTCGATCATCCCATCGACGACGTCGGCGATCGGAGTTTCAATGTCAAAAGTCTTTATCGGAGAAGTCATTAATGTGTCGACGCTCACCTCCGCAGACGGGGCGCGAATCAGATCCCGGTCTGAAAGCATGCCGACAATGTAGTCTTCTTGTTCATCCATCACTGGCAAATGCCGAATCCAATAATTGGCCATGAGCCGTTGCGCTTCCGCCGCTGAGGCAGTTCTCGACACAGTAATCAGCTTTTTAGTCATGTGATCTTTCAATACAAGTTTCACAACGGACCTCCTTCATCACTTTTAAAGTTTATCATTTCTATTTGTTTATAACATGATATGTGTCATATCTCATAAGATTGATAAAACACCAATGAAATCAATAAGTTATTAACTTTCCCTTGCTTTTACAAAGAGGTTCATGCTAAACCCTTTAAGTTCCTAGGAAATTTAAATTTATAAGTCACAACAGAGGATACTTTCAGCATGCTTTACCAATGGCTTTATTCGATGGCGGATCAGTTTTCGCCTCTGAATGTTTTCAGGTACTTGACCGTCCGTACGTTCATCTCGTTCTTCACAGCTTTTCTGTTGTGCTGGATGTGGGGGCCGCATTTTATTCGTCGTTTGCAGATGAAGCACTTTGGTCAGTCCATTCGTGACGATGGACCACAAACGCATAAGAAAAAAGCCGGCACGCCGACAATGGGCGGGGGGCTGATTCTTCTATCAACCTTGGTTCCTTGTTTGTTGTGGGTGGATATGATGAATCCCTTGGTTTGGGGTGTTCTGATTATCACTTGGGGCTTTGGTTTGATTGGTTATATGGATGACTGGCTCAAAGTGAGTAAGAAAAACACCAAAGGACTTTCGGGCAAGATTCGTTTGGCCGGAGAGTTTTTGATCAGTGGCGGCGTCGTGGCTCTGTTGGTGCATTATCATGGATTGAGCACGGCGGTGACGGTGCCTTTCATTAAATCCATCTCTTTGGATTTAGGTTATTTCTATATCGTTTTTGCGTCTTTGGTTATCGTGGGCACAGCCAATGCGGTGAATTTGACGGACGGCCTTGATGGCTTGGCGATTGTACCGGTCATGATTTCCGCCGCAACTCTGGGCTTATTTGCCTATGTAACGGGGCACTTTTCCATCGCCAATTATCTGCAGATTCCTCACGTTGTGGGCGCGGGTGAGTTGACTCCGGTCGCGGCGACGATTGTTGCTGCAGGAATGGGATTTTTGTGGTTTAACGCCTATCCCGCGCAAGTGTTCATGGGGGATGTCGGATCTTTGTCATTGGGAGGTTTCCTAGGGACGAT
This window encodes:
- a CDS encoding CBS domain-containing protein — protein: MKLVLKDHMTKKLITVSRTASAAEAQRLMANYWIRHLPVMDEQEDYIVGMLSDRDLIRAPSAEVSVDTLMTSPIKTFDIETPIADVVDGMIEEKVSAFLITKKDEVVGIVTSEDMLIVLHQILNKEDGITWNLSEILVNPALQRAAYLVGQAGI
- a CDS encoding Spy/CpxP family protein refolding chaperone — translated: MKMGIKRKWPRVLGVALAFAGLGLMTGCHRSPEERINAVSEKIADKFDFNEQQKVLLKDITNELKKDFAEEKATRQSLYGDLKAMLLADELDKGKIKEVLQARQARMDARVDKYLDKVAVLHKSLTAEQKKELVEKIEKFHKKWE
- the mraY gene encoding phospho-N-acetylmuramoyl-pentapeptide-transferase, which encodes MLYQWLYSMADQFSPLNVFRYLTVRTFISFFTAFLLCWMWGPHFIRRLQMKHFGQSIRDDGPQTHKKKAGTPTMGGGLILLSTLVPCLLWVDMMNPLVWGVLIITWGFGLIGYMDDWLKVSKKNTKGLSGKIRLAGEFLISGGVVALLVHYHGLSTAVTVPFIKSISLDLGYFYIVFASLVIVGTANAVNLTDGLDGLAIVPVMISAATLGLFAYVTGHFSIANYLQIPHVVGAGELTPVAATIVAAGMGFLWFNAYPAQVFMGDVGSLSLGGFLGTMAVITQNELLMVLLGGVFVVEALSVITQVISFKMTGKRVFKMAPIHHHFELGGLTETKIIVRFWIISILLAVLSLSTLKLR
- a CDS encoding GNAT family N-acetyltransferase, encoding MDFKHDVQGQKIFTMVEGGEAHILYRRGQDNSYDLYSTEVPPEARGKNVADQLVREALKLAKSEKAQVIATCPYVKKWFEKHPEEKAILKHQ
- a CDS encoding response regulator transcription factor, translated to MNRIALIDDDQKLGDLLKQYFSQFELEAVQFTLPSEALSALKRDKFDAIILDVMLPEMDGFEVCKKIRAFSDLPILMLTARGETSDKVLGLELGVDDYLPKPFEARELVARMKSLIRRYKKTSVGTKLRSGALLLDTQLRAAFLENQNLNLSTHEYELLKLLMTYAGQSLSRDRIMDELRGVDWEAYNRSIDVAVSRLRQKLKDPAKAPIFLRTVWGEGYCFIAPVEEAL
- a CDS encoding HAMP domain-containing sensor histidine kinase → MKLLIKVFLTFLLTAIFIVGGLALLGHSLSPEKSLSPVIESNAVYYLQSLSDKIKTAADIEALREDLHLRVRREGFEDVADRQGLPSFAVTEKKDKDFSNKLSLGRVNGFYFAEVKGVSPRTVWFIANADMPRAWVFPFLWAAAFIFFIMAMSFLTIRWMMSPIKAVVEGVNKISQGNLKYRIQTRHRGEFGVIADSFNNMADGLEKMIVAKEQLLRDVSHELRSPLTRVGVAVDLLADEKMKVSIKEDLAKMEDLIHQILESYRLKEGAKSLKKANTNLSELIASVAADYESLVQMKLQLPSEASLPLDGMQMQRVLRNLVENAIKYVKPGTRGSLEILLNKDCDFWVLKLKDDGIGISEKDLTHIFEPFYRADPARSPGASGFGLGLAIARAVVEAHGGTISVRSQIDVGSEFTIRLPIK
- a CDS encoding EcsC family protein, with protein sequence MQMDSVDLQSLRIAKELLERPGITARIAAKIGTPVEKGLALLPDRLQKTVHRAAEKSIHIAYDIAMRTVEPSTKKDSNNLGHKLAVAGTGGAGGFLGPASLLIELPISTTLMMRSIIDIAQSEGEDIADVDTKLACLEVFAFGGLSTADDAAGSGYIMTRAALSKAFTDAAKSVLGKSLAEETAPLFVRLFSSIASRFQVVVAEKVAAQLIPLVGALGGATINVIFMDHFQDMARGHFVVRRLERKYGINEVQTLYRELII
- the murF gene encoding UDP-N-acetylmuramoyl-tripeptide--D-alanyl-D-alanine ligase translates to MRAMDVQTIVNVTGAQVLGRKDEKFQGLGTDTRADLKGQLFLALKGEAFDAHQFLDKAVQQGATGLLVHEDSELVKKLQGQVTILKVSDTLKALQQLGTWARRQSKAKVLGITGSNGKTTTKEFTAALIGSAKRVHYNKGSFNNHWGVPFTLLQIPADAEVAVVEMGMNHAGELTELVHIAEPDVVVCTMVGRAHMEFFGSIEKVAEAKEEIYEAADMNTLRIYNLDNPQTHNMYVKAVEKKYPREKILTFSSEDPRADVHLTISAMNMGELSIKGSIAGKSGSASVQVFGSQNLTNLMAAASLGLAAGLTAEQVWKGLPYCKTNWGRNQLVNLKSGAQMIFDAYNANPDSMKALIDNMKLLTVPGRKVGVFGQMRELGSASASLHEELGTWVGQAGFDKVYFIGDDYEAFGKGLQKAGYKNPSLIEKDFKESSGQDLGRFLQSGDIAVVKASRGTKLERFVFPCEPLDFAEKQ